The DNA sequence cttttttcttttctttcctgttcctTTGGGTTCGTCTTTTCCTCACGGCGTTTATGCATCTAGgaaggtgttttttgtgtgtgtgtgtggttgtgtgtgtgtgtgtgtgttttgtgtttgtgtgtgtgttttgtgtgtgtgtggttggtttttgtatttgtgtggtgtgtgtggtgtgtgtggttgtggtggtgtttgtatgttttgtggtgtgtgtgtggggtgtgttgtggtttgtgtgtgtgtgtggtgtgtgtgtaaaagggtgtgtgtgtggtgttttgtggtgtggtgtgtgtttgtggggtgtacctgcgggtgcgtgcgtgcgtgcgtgcgtgtgtgtgcaacacacaaaaccaaaatccAACATAAAAATGGGTAATACTTAGCATCCAACATGCAACATACGGCACATAGTTTTCAGTATCCGACAACCAACATAGGACATACAACCGCAACAACTAACATAGTCCTCATAATCCAAACCAAAAAATAGCCTCAATCCAAAACCCAAATAGTCCTATAATCCAAACCAAATAGGCCTATAATCCAAAACCAACATAGTTTTAtaatcccaaaacccaaaacagtcCTCATAAACCAAAACCAACAAGCCCCTAACCCAAACAACCAGTCCTcaaatcaaacccaaaacccgtcctcaaaacccaaacccaacacagTCCTTAATCCAAACCAACACGTCCTcataaaccaaaaccaaaacagtcctataaaccccaaaaccaacacagtCCCATAAACCAAACCAACACATCCCTCATAATCCAAACCAACACAGTCCCCAAAGCCCAAACCAACACAGTCCTCATAATCCAAACCAACATAGTCCTCATAATCCAAACCAACATAGTCCTCATAATCCAAACCAACACAGTCCTCATAATCCAAACCAACATAGTCCTCATAATCCGAACCAACATAATCCTCATAATCCAACACGCACGCAAACCACATGGGTGTCAGCCTCACAGTATCCAACACCAACATAGATCTCGACTTGGCAACATCTGTATGGGAATGACAGCGTATTCAAAATGCCTGTGATTacgtggccgggggggggggggggcagaccaaCGTGGCGGTGCATGTGACAACCCCACACACtcgctcaccctccccccccccgcctctctcctcctcctcctcctcttcctactcctcctcctcctcctcttcctcctcctcttcatacatacatactcttctttctcctcctcctcttctttctcctcctcttcttctttctcctcctcctcctccctccctctctctctcttccatacttttctccctctctctcccttctttctcacaTTCTtcatctcccactccctttcctttatccttctccctctctctcttccttctcttttacctttatcctctccctctctcttctccctcaccttcaccttgtccctctctcttcaccctctccctcgccgttcttcctcaccttcaccctctccctcaccctctccctcaccttcaccctctcccttctccaccttcaccctctccctctcccttttccttcaccccatcccttctccttcaccctctcccttcttcttcaccctctcccttctccctcaccccctccctctcccttctccctcaccttcaccctctccctcacccctccctctcccttctccctcaccttcaccctctccctcaccccctccctctcccttctccctcaccttcaccctctccctctcccttctccctctccctcaccccctccctctcccttctccctcaccttcaccctctccctctcccttagccTCCACCCCAAACGGCTCCCGATGGACCGCGGTGCAACTGGGGCCAGACACGCACAgtcgtgagggaggagaggaaggggaagtgaggcagcgaagagaggaagaagaggggaaggggaggacaggaagaggggaaggggagaagcacAATCGAGGGAGTagaaagggaagtgagggagggagaagaggaagggcgagtgagggagggagaagaggaaggggaagcgagggaggaagaagaggaagggaaaatgagggagggaggagaggaaggggaagtgaaggagggaggagaggaaggggaagtgaaggagggagatggggaaaaaggggatggaggggagagggcgagagcaaAAAGGGAGttacgagaaagggagagagggggaataacAAATGAAAGtgtaataaagagaggaagacaatAAAGGTCCACATGCAAATgtgaaatagaaagacagatattaaaaaaaaaatgtaagagaaaggagaaagaatgaaggaagtgtgagaaaatgagagtgagaatgagaaccatggaaaagacacacacacacacacacacacacacacacacacacacacacacacacacacacacacacacacacacacacacacacacacacagaagagagagagagagagagagagagagagagagagagagagagagagagagagagagagagagagagagagagagagagagagagagagagcacaagaacAACAGAATtgacggagaggaagaagaaaaaaggctcACACAACATGGAAGGATTAACTATATCCGGGTAATTTTCAGGCAGGAAATGCGAGAGGcggtgatgacggtggtggtgacaatgatggtggtggcggtgatggtggtggtggtggtggtggtggtgacggtgagggtggtggtgataatggtggtgacggtggtggtgataatgatggtgatggtgttggtgacgacggtggtggtggtgataatgatggtgccaacgaacaaaaaaaaaacgacaaagctAAATtaactatatacagatatagatataaatatagaaataggtatttgtgtgtgtgtgacccccccccccccttcccaagaaaaaaataaataaaatcggaAAAACTCCCTAACCGGCAACAGAGCGCACCATGACCCCGCCCCTTGACATGCAACCCCCATCAAAACCCTTTAAACGACCACGCCCATACACGACCTCCACGACCTCCGCGTGACCTCGCACTCATCTCGCGCGCTCGCTCGGTCGTTCCCAAGCAGTGTGACGTCACCGACATCCCCCGACGACCCGGCCCAAGCCCCGTCGGGTCGTCGGGTCACAATAGCCGGAGTTGGTAGCGTGGCCGTGACACGGACGATGCAACCGACGCTTTGCCGACCGCCTGGCTTCCCTCCCGACCGCCTGGCTTGCCTCCCGACCGcctggtggtggtgataatgatggtgagggcCCCTCCCGACCGCTGGCTTCCCTCCCGACCGCCTGGCTTGCCTCCCGACCGcctggtggtggtgataatgatggtgagggcCCCTCCCGACCGCTGGCTTCCCTCCCGACCGCCCGGCTTGCCTCCCGACCGTCCGGCTTGCCTCCcgaccgacatatatatatatatatatatatatatatatatatatatatatatatatatatatatatatatatatatatatatacacacaacatatatacatacaatatatgcacattatacatatatgtgtgtgtgtgtgtatatatatatatatatatatatatatatatatatatatatatatatatatatatatatattacacatccgcgagccccccccctccctcctttccccgcccttcctcctccgccaggAGAACCCACAAACATCCTTTCGCAGTTCCTCTTTATCGTAACCGTTTCTCATTTCCTCAATCTTCcaattccgtttttctttttcttttttcttccccgtctctttctcttactctttctctctctctctctctctttttctccttcttcttcttcctctccagaCGTCTGAACCACACCCGAACTTCAGACGCGAAGTTCAAGTTCTAGAGCTCTGAACCCTCAGGTCACAAGACCTCGGAAGTTCAGACCCAAGCTGGGAATCCAAAGGCCTAAAATTTGAAACTTAAACTTAAAACGCGAAAtcgaaactaaaaacaaaaaaaaaaaatgaaacccgaaTCCGAAACTCGGATACTCAAAAATAAACTTCAAACTTCAAACTTCAAACTCCAAATTTCAAATCTAAATTTTCAAACTTCAAACTTCAAACTCCGAACCCGAAACCGAAGCTCGAACACCGAATTCAAAACTCCCCAACCCGGAGTTCGAAACGCAATCCCGAAGCTCCAAACCCAGAGTCAAACTcgaacctgagagagagagagagagagagagagagagagagagagagagagagagagagagagagagagagagagagagagagagagagagagagaaagagaaaaaaaaatcccggaccCGAACTTCCGAGACTCGAGCCCGAAGCCTTTTCGAGACAATGAGCaaggcgcacgcacgcactcgcatgcactccctcgccccccccccaccccctctccctccccctctctctcgcggGAGTACTCAAAGGCGTATGTACTTTGCATTTGCAAGGTCTGTTGGCATTGCGTATGCAAGCCGAGCGTTCGCCTTGCTGCCTCTAGCCTTGCTTCTGacttacgccccccccccaccacacttacttTGCTTACGTGCCTACttacctgtctgtttatttacctattcatttggccttctatccatttatcaatctattatcCTCGTTTCTTCATTTACTGATATATTTGTCTACTTGTATATCTGCCTTCCTACCAAGCTAtacgtttatctatttatctgtccgtctgtctgtctgtctgtctgtctgtctgtctgtctgtctgtctgtctgtgtctgcctgtctgactgcCTGCATACCTGCCTGCATACCTGCCTGcatacctgcctgcctgcctgcctgcctgcctgtctgcctgtctgcctgcctgcctgcctgtctgtctgcctgtctgcctgcatgcctgcctgcctgtctatctgctgCCTGTCttcctatctgcctgcctgcctgcctgcctgcctgcctgcctgcctgcctgcctgtctgcctgcctgcctgcctgtctgtctatctgcccgcctgcctgcccgcctgcctgtctgcctgcccgcctgcctgcctgcctgcctgcctgcctgcctgcccgcctgcctgtctgcctgcctgcctgcctgcctgcctgcctgcctgcctgcctgcctgcccgcctgcctgccttcctgcctgcctgcccgcctgcctgcctgcctgcctgcccgcctgcctgcctgcctgcctgcctgcctgcctgcctgcccgcctgcctgcctgcccgcctgcctgcctgcctgcatgcctgcccgccttcctgcctgtctgcctgtaaGCCACCCATCTTCTCTTCTACGTCCCTtattcactccttcccttcctcatctccctctatcactcccctagctccttcccttacctccctttatctctcctttccccttctaccctcccttcccgccCTCACAAccgtcctccctttcccttcccctcctccctcaccctcattactccctccctattccttctcttcctctcttccctccctcccccaccctccttccaaccctccctcccttcccctctcaccaccacccaccctccttcccccctctcactccctccccccctctcaatcctctttcctccacccccacccctcccctccccttccccccctctctctccattacgACCATCACCCCCGCCGgcgccatacccccccccccccagccacggAACCTCGCCTTGGGTGGAGTCAAACCGCCATCAGCGTAATTGTTTGAAGAGGACTTGACCTTCGCACTGTTCGCAgacataatagacacacacacacatacacatatacagacacacatacgcatacatacacatacacatacatagacatacacatacatatacagatacacatatacagacatagacatacatagaaatacacgtacataaacacacacacatacacatgaacagacaaacatacaaaacatacacatagacatacacaaaaagacatataaaccaataaaaacatgtagacacacacactcacagtttGAGACAGACAGgccgagacagacacagacaaacagacagaaagacaaacacagacagacagacagacagacagacctgcACCCACGCACCACAAAGCCATACTAACACCGCCTCCAAGacacaaagtaaaataaagaaaagaaaaaggttgggAACGTTGACCGGTCCAACATGTCCATAATTAAAATAACTGcactcccgtccctccctccctccctccctccccccatggcACCATACCCACGTCCTCACACACGCCCAACTGCTGGCAAATTACCCATACCACTGCCtcatcacgcatacacacacgcatgaacacatacatacatacatacatacatacatacatacatacatatatacacacacacatacacacacacatacacacacacacacacacacacacacacacacacacacacatacacacacacacacacacacactttaccctCCTCTtcacctatcttcctccctctctcccctccctctccttgtcactatacccttcattttccctctctcccctccctctccacctccttctgtcctctcctctccctctccccctccttctgccccctcccctcctctccctctccctctccctcttcctctccctctccccctccctcagataCAGTCCTCCCTCCCACGTTCTgcgtccccaccccccttccgcaTAGCACTGTAATGACCCCTTGACACTCGAAACCAAACTGTAGGCCTATATTGGAGTTATTTCAAGACTTGGTCCGACTTCCTCATTTCActgaaaacaactacaacaataacaactacaacgacAGTAACGGcaaaacaccatcaccaccaccaccaccaccaccaccaccaccaacaaacaacaacaacaacaacttctactactactactactactactactaatacaacaacaacaactactactactactactacaacaacaactactactactactactactactataacagcAGCGGAAATTCTGCAACTCACACATTTTTCTTCGCCAAATGGATTTATTTCGCAACAGATTTCTTCGCCAAACGGATTTATTTCGCAACAGTAAGTGCAAGAGGTacgctcaaccccccccccccacagaagggagagaaggatgaaaggacATCCGACATCTGTACAGACACACATCAAACAATCCGATGTCAGACCCAGGGCACCCGACGTCAGACACGAGGCATCCAGACATCTAGACTTTTGGACATCAGACTTCTACACTTCTAGACCTTGGCATCAGACGTCTAGACATCACATATCAGACAACAGCCATATGACGTCTAGCCATACTGCACCTAGCCACACGACACACATGACACCTAGCCATACTGCACCTAGCCACACGACACACATGACACCTAGCCATACTGCAcctacccacacgacacacatgaCACCTAGCCACACGACACACATGACACCTAGCCACACTGCACCTAGCCACACGACACACATGACACCTAGCCACAAGACTAGGTGTCACAagccaccctccaccctccaagACTCTCCAAGACACCCGACACCCAGAATAACAGTTATTAGAGCATCACGCAAatcgcccctctccctccgcccacgCCCTCCGCCCACAGCCCACGCCCACCCTCAGACAACAACGCAAGGTACAGTTCCGCccgccccttacccccccccccccgctcctcgaCCTCCATATCACTGGGGCCCCTAATTCCGAATGGCTCCGAGGGATGCGGGCCCCGCCATCTCCCGGCGTCTCTCGAGAAGCAAATTTGGCGTCCGTTGCCCTCCGTGTCCTTAGCCCCTTTCTTCCGCTCGCGACGGAGCAGAGGGCGataaatgaagggagagggagacaacggCCGACGAAAAGCAGCGAGACAAATCCACGTGAAATAACGACAGAGAAATGGTATTTATAAGGTAAACAAACAGAAGCTAAACGCAAGGAACAGATCAACATAAAACCAAAcatatgaaacaaagaaaatcccAACAAACACCCaataaacaaaagcacacacacaaaaacgccacATACATAACCAACAAATACAaaccaaaaatttgaaaagaaacaaaacaaacacacatcaactagaacaaacaaaaacacaaacacaaaaaatgaccaaacaaacaaaacaaacacaaacacagaacaaacatgcacaaaaaaaaaacaccagaacaAACACCACGTAAAAAAACGGCGACAggagtcaaacaaacaaacaccacgcaAACAAACACGACGCCAGGagtccaacaaacaaacaaacaaacaaaagccgaGAGGAGAATCCGTCACCGTCACTGCCTCTGCTGACGAAACAGTCCTACCCAAGTGCCTGGTactagaagaggaaaaaaaacacttgcaatcggcaaatgaataaataaacagaaaatgttcACATAATACACATGCTCGgaataaacaaaaggaagaaattgCACACATCAATACGTAAACACATCCATGACACAACCAGATCAATATCACacgaaataataatgaacaagtaATATCCATCAgacaatattgcaattattaaaataCGAAAActgaaactaaataaataaatatgcaaaacacAGTTCTAGAAAACAAATTACACTATGGCCTCCattaaaaattctctctctctctctctctctctctctctctctctctctctctctctctctctctctctctctctttctctttctctttctctttctctttctctttctctttctttttccttttttcttttctttttctttctctttctctctctctctcataatcgtaattagataattagatatCAACATTCTGcttgtgaaataataaaataataataataataataataataataataataataataataataataataataataataataacaataacaataacaataacaaaaataataacaataacaacaataacaataacaacaacaacaacaataacaaaaataccagtaacaataataacaacaataacaacgaacaaTAACAAAACGACAAGCAAGGCGACATGAAACATGGATTAGGCATCGCATCAACATGGTCTCCGGCGCCGCCTTTCAAAACTATCGAAAGGCCGCGTGTGCAATAATGCAGGTCTTCGCGGGATTTCGCCAGCACGCGGTGAGCCTCGGCGTGAGGAGGCTGACAAGCGCTCTTAGGCCGGCTTTTGcgagctctttctctttctttctttctctctctctcttcttctctcattctctctctctctctctctctctctctctctctctctctctctctctctctctctctctctctctctctctctctctctctctctctcactcatttttttttctctctctctctctctcattttctctctcctctctctctctctctcatctctctcttctctctattctctcctctctctctctctctctctccttctctctctctctctctctctctcctctctcatttttttctctctctctctctctctctctctttttctctctctctcatttctctctctcatttttctctctcattctctctctctctctctctctctctctctctctctctcctctctcgcctctctctctttcacttcctctctctctctctctctaccttttttaaaccctcttctactttctcctttttatttacttttctcttttctcacgtTCTCTTTTCGCTCTCATCACACATCACGGACGTataacgaaaaaaacaataaaacaaatactaaTATTTCTcacgattatcattactgtatggCATGCAATCAAATTTACCGTCATTAATGCTATTCCTAGTATCATAACTTAATCATTGTCATTACGACCACTGCCATAATGAGCatttaattgctatcattatataaGACgagatatacaaacaaacatacaaacgtaATTTAACAATACTAATGGCGTGAACCtcataatagttaataataataataataataataataataataataataataataataataataataataataataaaataatcattattattattattattatcaaattattattattattattattattattattattattattattattattattattattataataataatagcaatagaaatagcaatagaaatagaaatagaaatagcaataataataataataataataataataataataataataataataataataataataataataataataaataacaataacaataacaataacaataataacaataataataacaataataataacaataataataatacctataataaaaacatatctaaatatttaaaaataacaaatcttGCAACAGTGCAGACAGCgtaaacaacgaaaacaaaacccACGGCAATTGCAAACAAGGACAATCTGTCAACTCACCGGGCAGCGTTGGCAATCTCTCATCTCCATGCAAGAAGGTCATCTCCCGGAAGTAAGGGCCTGCGGAGAAAGAAATTGTGTCATTTGCACGTCATTTGCACATCGCCTTCAACATCGCCATCAAGACCACCACTAACATCGCCATGACCACCATCTTCACCATTAAGGGTGTGGACCTCTATATCAGCAGCGTTGtttcatcaccatcgccatcatcttcataattattatacatctttaacatcattatcaccatcatcatcatcatcatcatcatcatcatcgtttcatCCTCATCACCAACGCCTCTGTGGATATCGTTGTTGTCATTGCCATCACCTCAATACCACCATCggcaacatcaccatcatcaccatttcatcatcattcttgctAAACGCCAAAGGGGATATCACTAatggagggaggacgggagagggggagaggaggagaggaggagagaggggaaggaaggggaggagtaggaggagaagagaggaaaagagcagagggaaggggaggggaggggaggggaggggaggggaggggaggggaggggagggaggggaagaggagaggagaggagaggagaggagaggagatgaggagaggagaaaagacaagagggaggaaggaaagggaagaggaagaaagggaaacgaaaagggaagggaaggaaaacgaaaggggaaggaaaggagacgataagagaggagacgagaagagagaggggaagagagagggagaagcaacaTCCAAAGAATACTGCATACACCGATTCAAGAATGATGTATTCGCCAATACATGCAACAGGCCACATACACAAAATTCGTACATGCAAAAccacaatgaaatatatacaccgagaaacaccaaaaaccaaagaaagcaacacagaaaacaaacaaaaacaacaagaaaacatgaaagcacgcacagacacaaagacgatcagacagacacagacacagacagacagacacacggacagacagacagacacacacacacacacacacacacacacacacacacacacacacacacacacacacacacacacacacacacacacacacacacacacacacacacacacacgcccattcACACATGAAGAGAAAGTTGAACTTCTGAGACCACAGCGTTTCCGTTGGGGGCGAGGTGACGATGCCGCTGtcagtgctgctgctgctgttgttgttgttgttgttgttgttgttgttgttg is a window from the Penaeus monodon isolate SGIC_2016 chromosome 41, NSTDA_Pmon_1, whole genome shotgun sequence genome containing:
- the LOC119598403 gene encoding extensin-like, whose product is MKGHPTSVQTHIKQSDVRPRAPDVRHEASRHLDFWTSDFYTSRPWHQTSRHHISDNSHMTSSHTAPSHTTHMTPSHTAPSHTTHMTPSHTAPTHTTHMTPSHTTHMTPSHTAPSHTTHMTPSHKTRCHKPPSTLQDSPRHPTPRITVIRASRKSPLSLRPRPPPTAHAHPQTTTQGTVPPAPYPPPPAPRPPYHWGP